The DNA sequence CATTGAAATACGAATAAGTTACTGGTGTTGTATCAATTGTAGCTGTTTCACCATCTGTAGTTGTTTCTGTGTTTGTGTTAGTTTCTTTGTTGTTTGTTGCTTCTTCTTTATTCGAACAAGCAGCAAAGATTAGGACAAATGACAACATTAATAATAACAAATAACTTCTTTTTAACATTTTGCAACCCCTCTCTTTTTTAGGTGCTCACTTCTTGTAAGCACTTTCATTATAGCGCTTTCAACGCACCAACATGACCCACTAAACTATAGTTTAAACCCTGAAAAATTTAGTTCATTTGTTCTGCTATTTTTGACCTAAAAAGGAAAAGGCTAACTCTCATTCACTAAAGAACTAGCCTCACAATTTTATTATTACTTTTCACTTTTTAACTTAATTATAATTGTCGTTCCTACATTGGGTTCACTATCAATAGTAAAATCAAAGCTATCTTTGTAATAAAGCTTTAAGCGATAGTAAACATTTTTAATTCCAACACTCTCACCCATACTATTTTCATTCTTTAATCCATTAATTAGTTGCTGTAACTTCTCTTTTGTCATACCAGCCCCATTGTCTCGAAGAGTATAGACAATGTCGCCTTCGATCAATTCGATTTTCACATGAATTTTCCCCTTGTCTTTAACGGCTTCAATCCCATGAATACTCGCATTTTCGACAAAAGGTAAGAAGGCTAGATTTGGTATAATACAATCATAAGCATCATCATCAACTTCAATTTCGTATTCCAACTTATCTCCAAAGCGATACTTTTGAATTTCTAAGAAGCATATCATTAACTTCATTTCCTCACGAACAGTTACCCATTCTTTCCCCCATGTTAGGGAATTCCTGAATATCTTGGCCATGTTTTGAATAATCTTCGCTGTCTCTTTCTCATCTTTCATAAGACTGCGCATCCTAATCGTTTCTAAAGCATTAAATAAAAAGTGTGGATTTATTTGACTTTGCAAGGCACTAAGTTGCGCTTGTTTTTCTTTTAGTTCTAAATCTTTCTTTTCAATCTTGGCTACATACACTTCATTTATTAGTTTATTTATCGTCCTTGACATTCTGTTGAATTCTTTTGTTAGTTCACCGATCTCATCCAAATCGTCTGAAGCCTTAATGATGGCAAAATCCTGATTTTTCATTTTCCTCATATGTCTAAGAACACGTGATAAACGAACATGCAGGGATCTTGAAATAAGGATAATAATTAGTGTAGGAACAATAAATGTAATACTTGCTAAAAGAAAGATAAAACGTCTCGAATTATACAGTTCTTGCAGGATTTCCTGTTGAGTAATCGTCCCAACAACTTTCCAGCCTTTAAAATAATTAGTTTGTAATAATTTTTCCTCTAAGAATATCGTGTCATTTGAAAATGACAGAGTATCCAAATTTACTATACTAGTCCTCCAGTCGATACTCATATCGTTAGAGAACTCAATGTCACCATGTTCATTTAATAAATAAATATTACCTGGAAACGAGATGTTTTCGAAGATCCTTTTAACAGTCAATTGATTAATATCAATTTTAATAATCTTCTGCATGTCCCTTTTCGTTATATAATAATCCAATTCACTGAACACACTAAATAAGTGACTTTCTACAGTGGGATTTGGTCTCATCACAACTGGGTACTTTGAATTGCTAACGCGATTGTACCAGGTTGTCTCTTTCGTTTGTTCTGATATAGGACGAACTCCTCCTGCAAAGATTACTGTAGGATTATCTGTGTAGAAGGTAATCGACTGGATTGAATAATAAAGCGGACTAAATCGATTATAATTTCTAAGGTAGACGTCATAAGCGTCAATATATTCAATAGTAGTCCCATATTCTTTTTCAAAGAAATCATAAACAGTTGAGTCTGTATAAAATCTCGTAGCAACCCCTACAGCCTGATCAATTGTCGTGATAAATTCACTTGTTACCTGATCTAGGACTAATTGAACATCGTGCATTTTTTGATTTTTTATATTGGTCATAGTCACTTGATAAAATGCAATATTGGTAAGCACTATTGGTAGGAAAACGCATGAGATATACAGGATTAACAGTTTATTTCTTAATTTAATATTGTTTAATCTGTATTTAGTTGAAAACATTTTTTATTCCTACTCTACATTATTTTTTAACAGTTGATTTCGGTATTCTGTAGGCGTTAATTTATTTATCTTTTCGAACTGAGTAACAAAGTAATCAGTACTACCGAATCCTACTTTGTCCGCTACTTCGTAGACACGCATATCCGTTTGCCTAAGCAACTTTTTTGCTTCATCAATTCTTATCTTTAGTAAAAATTCCTTAAAGTACACACCAAAAGTTTTCTTAAATAATTGTCCCATATACACAGGATTCATATAAAATTTATTGGCAATGCTTTTCAGGCTAATATTTTGGTGATAATTATTTTCAATGTACGACTTAATCTTGTGAATATCGCCTTTCATATTCTCTTTTCTCAAAGATTGAATGATTGTTGAACCTTCAATGATAAAAGAGTAAAGCCTTTGTTTTAGCTCATGTAGTGTTAAATTATCATCTTCCCAATCAAGCATTGCTTTTAGTGTACTAAAACTATCTTTGTCACCATCCATGTCGTTCACGGTTTGAATGATTCCATGAACACAGCGATCGATCGAAGTCTTTACTGATTTAGGAGTGAAAATCTTGGTTTGAAATTCAAGGAAAATTTGATCAACAGTTTTTTTAATAGCTTCAATATTATTTTCTTCAACCTGCTCCATTAGAGAAATATAAATTTTTGCATCTAATTCATTATATTTCACTTCAATATCTTTAACAGTCTCGTAATTAATCGATTGTTCCTTTGCATTTTCAAGAATATATTTATAATGACGAATTTGATTTGCAGTTTCGTATGATTTCTTAAGTTCGGAGATATTCTTAGCTTTTGCTCCAATACAAACAGTCATTTCTTTGTTAGACTTTTGCTTTAGTATTTTTTTAAACTCACTTGAAAAAACAGCAATATCCCCTTTATATGTCTTCAAGTACGATTCTGGTAGCAAGATCCCTACAGCATAGTCTGGTTGCTGTTGCACTAGCATTTGATTTTTTTGATCAGTTAACTTTAAAATGATTTCTGGGACTTCTGTGACTAACGTTTTTATAGTAGCTTCGTCATCTACATGGGTAAGATTATTTAACTCGACTAAGAGATAATAGTAGGCTTCTTTCTCAAGATTTAGATATCTCGTCCATTCAGCCTCTTCGTTTTCTTCAAAGGTACCTTCTAAAATTTGAGTAATGATTTGTTCAGCTATTACCTTTTGTTGTTTCTCACTTTCAATCTCCTCTAGTTTTAACCTTTGTGAAAGCTTATAAAGCGTTTCTTCGAGTTCGTCTTGATCCACCGGTTTTAGTACAAAATCAAGTACATTATACCTAACTGCCTGCTGCGCATACGAAAAATCATTATATCCACTAATTATAATGAACTTTGTTTCATTCTCAATTTCTCTAACTTTCTTAATCAATGTTAACCCATCAACAACTGGCATTCTGACATCGGTAATAACGAGATCCGGCTTTTCCTCGAGAATTATTTTAAAAGCATCTTCTCCATTGTCAGCCTCCCAGGAAATTTCAAAGCCATACTGCTCCCAATTAATTAAGCTACTTAAACCCTTCCGAACAAATACTTCATCATCAACTAATAACACTCTATTCATTTTATCAACCCTTCTCATTCTTGAAGAAATTCATAAAACAATTTACTAACTACAAGCAACAATTTTTTTAAGCTAGTAAACCTTCTTTATTAATAATTTTCTCTTGTTTTCTTTCCGCTCTAGAGAATGCCATTGAAGCACACCACATGATCGCCGCACCTAGCATACTTGTTCCAAAGAAAGGGATAAGCCCTGGAACTAAGTAAAATAGGTATAAAACTAGCCCTAGACTTAAGATTAGGGTTATTAACGCTAACGGATTTACAAACCCTATTATAAGGGCTACTTTAATATTTTGAAGTAATTTCAAATCATAATGAACAAATACTGGTAATACAAATAGCACTGAAATTCCATATAAAATAGTGGCAATAATTAAACCAATCATTAAAATAAGGTGCATAAGTCCATCTAATGTTCCCAAGAACAAAAAGTTAAAATAAAGCATATAGCCAAAACCAGCATAAATTAGTCCCAATACATTACTCCTAATAAATTCTTTCTTGTAAGTACTAACAAACGTAGAAAAAATCGCCACATCTGGATCTTTCATGAACCATTTTCGAATAACAGCGAACATGGCTGCTGTTGCAGGAATGATCCCAAAAACAATTAGACCAAGCAATGTAGCAAACAGCCACAGTAAATTTACGTAGGCAAATCGCCAGACCCATTCGCATACACGGTAAAACCAACTTGACATAAAACTTACTTGCATTCCATACACCCCTTTATAGTGTTTTATCTAAGTTAAATATTATTAAAGTAATTTTTCTAAAATCTCCAATGCAATTTCCGGATGGTCACTATGACTTACTATTACGGCTAACATTGGCGAAGGTACAACGAGACCTAGATCTTCTAAGAATTTGGAGTCGTTCGTGATTGGTAAAGCGTAAAGATGAACTTGACCGCTCGCATCATCTTCTAAAGTAAACTCCTCAACTAGAGAATTATTAGGCAGGAGCTCATTAAACTGATCTAGTGGAGTTAACCCATAAGGATCTAGTAAAATGTGTCTAAGCGAATAATCGACGACGAAAATGTCTGTCTGTTTGGCCACAATCTCAATCGTTAGTTTTTCGTGAGATGCTGGGTAAAGAACAAGATTAAGATCTAAATTGGCCTCATCAATTGCTGGAGTTGAAATTAGATTTACTATAGACTCTTCATAAGCTTTTGGAATTTCAGAAAGAAACATCACATTAATGTTATTGTTCTTTTCAGGCGTCTTAAAGCCACAGGAAGTGATCAAAAGAAGTACTGATAAGGTAAAAAGCATACGGATAACTTTCTTCATATACATTCTCCTCTTTTCATTTTCATTATTGAAAACGCTTTAATTTTTCGTAACTATCAAATAAAATGAGTATCAATCTTAAATTTTACATCATGTTCCACATCAGTTAAAGTAACAAAACTATACTTTATCCCCTAAAAAATTTAGATCTTAAAGAGGATGTTTTTCTAGTATAACATTTTAATCTTAACATAATTGGATGAATAGTGTTCCTACTTATTTTTCCCAATGGACAACCATAGCTATTGAGTTTCCTCAACTGAAATTTTTTCGATTTTTCTTTATTTTGTCTAGTAGATCCTTTATTTTAGGTCATTCCTCCATAAACAACAGTTTGGTAATGTAGATTTGTAATATGAAAAGGTGGGACATGTGTCGCTGATGAATCAATTACAGATTTCTTACTTTTCGCAAAAATGTAAGCGCTCCCGTAGTTCTTGTTTCCAGGAATGCTTATACATCTGAAAAGCCCACAAATCAGAACTACGAGACTTGCTAGGGAAATTAATCGTAAACATTTAGGAGGAAAATCGATAATGAAAAAATCTGAAGGCGCATTTTATACAGGTGAATACCTCAATTTATTTAAGGAATATGGATATTCTGAGGCTGAAATCGCTTCTAGAGTAGAAGAAACCTGGCAAGAGCTATTCTTCGGCAGCGGGGATATGAAAATCTACTTTGAAGTTGGCGACGATTTAGGCTATATGCTTGATACTGGGAATATTGATGTACGTACAGAAGGAATGTCCTATGGCATGATGATGGCGGTACAGATGGATAACAAAGACGTTTTTGATCGTCTCTGGAAATGGACGTATAAATACATGTATATGACTGAAGGTGAAAACGCAGGATATTTCGCTTGGTCTTGTAGTCCCGATGGTAAGAAAAATTCCTATGGTCCTGCTCCGGACGGGGAAGAATATTTTGCGTTAGCCTTATTCTTCGCCTCTCACCGTTGGGGCGATGGTGAAGCACCATTCAACTACAGTAATCAAGCAAAAGACCTACTTCGTACATGTCTTCATAAAGGTGAAGACGGCGTTGGATATCCGATGTGGAATCCAGAGAACAAGCTAATTAAGTTTATCCCTAACTGTGAATATTCAGATCCATCATACCATTTGCCGCATTTCTATGAATTGTTTAGCTTGTGGGCGTATGAAGAGGATCAATCGTTTTGGAAGGACGCTGCAAAAGCTAGTCGTGAATACTTAAAAATAGCTTGTCATCCTGAAACAGGCCTTGCACCTGAATATGCCCATTATGATGGAACACCGAACGACGAGCGGGGATTTGGTCACTTCTTTAGCGATTCATATCGTGTAGCAGCAAACATTGGACTCGATTATGAATGGTTCCGCGGCGATGAGTGGGAAACCGAGCTAGCAAATAAATTGCAAGCGTTCTTTGCAGACAAAGCCCCTGAGGATTACCGTCGTTATAAAATCAATGGTGAACCGTTTGAAGAAAAGTCACTCCACCCAGTTGGTCTACTTGCAACAAACGCAATGGCATCATTAGCAACTGTTAATGGCCCATACGCAAAAGCGAATGTCGATCTATTCTGGAACACACCGCTCCGCACTGGTGTTAGACGTTACTATGATAATTGTTTATATCTATTTGCTATGCTTGCATTAAGTGGAAATTTTAAGATTTATATGCCAAAATAACCGAAAGTTAAGAGCGTTCATCCTACTGAACGCTCTTTTCCACTTTGTTTTTTGAAATGCAAAGTTCTAGAGTACCTACAAAAGAGTACTATATAGTGTAAGCAACCTACACTATAGGAGGCGGTATTATGTCAGGTTCATTAATGATCATTCTGGCTGTCCTAATTATTTTTGTGGTGACTGCTTTAGCATTAAGAGGCTCTAAAAATCCACCGGAAGATCTGAAGGTAGAAAAAACGTGTAAGAGTTGTATGAACACTATCCCAGAAGGTTATACGAAAGCATTATGCCCCCATTGTTCAAAATTTCTAATGTAGAAACATTTTTTAAACTACAAAGGCTTTTTTCGCAAAGTTTGTTGCTTTCGTAAAAATCCCAAAAGCCGGATTTTTACACAAATTACTAATATTCTACTACTAATTTAGTAAGTACTGCTCTTTTCTTACAAAATTTATTGGCTGATATCTTCATCTTGGGTATTTTTCCGATTATTTTAGGATAAAAAGCCACAATGACTACGAAAAGAGCCTAAACAAAAAATAGCTCTTCCTTAGGAACATCCTAAGTAGGAGCTATCTTTTATTCCTTTATTATTTTGCAAGAAGTTGCTTATACTTAGATACTACATTCTCTACTGTAAAGCCATACTCAACTAGAATTTTCTCCATTGGAGCAGATGCACCGAACTGGTCAATGGCGATAACTCCACCTGCATCACCAACATACTTATGCCAACCAAGTGATGAGCCCATCTCCACTCCAAGACGTGCTTTCAAATGTTTTGGTAAAACACTTTCTTTATATTCCTGTGATTGTTGTTCAAAGCGACTCCAGCTCGGCATGCTTACAACCGAAACCAAGATCCCCTCTTTTTCAAGCTCTTTTTGTGCTTCAACAGCTAAAGGAACCTCAGATCCACTAGCAAGTAACAATCCAGTAGCTTCACCATTTGCTGGTGAAATCACATATGCCCCTTTTCGTACTCCTTCATATGCTGCCTCAACACTTGGCACTACAGTCATTAAGTCTTGACGACTTAATAAAAGAAGTGTCGGCTCATCCGTACTTTCTACAGCAATTTTCCAAGCAGCAACAGCTTCATTGCTATCAGCAGGACGAATGACATTAATTCCAGGCATCGCACGGTAAGAAGCTAACTGTTCTACTGGTTCATGGGTTGGTCCATCTTCACCAACAGCGATACTATCATGTGTAAATACAAATGTTACAGGTAACTTCATTAAAGCCGATAAACGAATGGATGCACGTAAATAATCAGAAAAAACAAAGAACGTAGCTCCAAATGGTTTTACTCCACCATGTAATGCCATCCCGTTAACGATTGCGCCCATTGCAAACTCACGTACACCATACCAAACATTTCTTCCTTGGTAATTTGTCGCACTAAAGTTGGTTTCACCTTTTAATAATGTTTTATTTGAGGAGGCTAGGTCAGCTGAACCACCAAAAACGGATGTCACTCGTTTAGCTAATGCATTTAATGCATCGCCACCCGAAGACCTTGTTGCCACTTTATCTATTCCTGCCTTATAATTAGGGACATCTGCATCCCAATCTACTGGCAATTGACCATTTATCGCTTGTTCTAATCTCTTACCTAGTTCTGGGAACTCCTGCTTATAAGTCTCAAACAATTGACTCCACTGCTTTTCATCCATATCGCCACGAGTTTTCACTTCTTCAAAGTAAGTAGCTACTTCTTCTGGCACATGAAACTCTTCTTCGTATTGCCAACCGTACACTTCTTTTGTTTGCACAATCTCACTAGCTCCTAGTGGCGCGCCGTGAGAAGCTGATTTACCTGACTTATTTGGAGAACCATAACCAATGGTTGTCTTTACTTCAATTAATGTAGGACGATCGTCTGTTTTTGAACTTTCAATTGCCTGATTAATTGCTACTAAGTCATTACCATCTTCTACACGAAGATAGTGCCAACCGTATGCTTTAAATCTTTCTGCAACATTTTCAGAAAATGACATATGCAAATCGCCATCTAATGAAATATCGTTTGAATCGTATAGAACTACCAATTTTCCTAATTTCAAATGCCCTGCAAGTGAAGCAGCTTCAGCAGAGACACCTTCCATTAAATCACCATCTCCACAAATACAATAAGTATAATGATCAACTACATTGAATTGATCTTGATTAAACGTTGCTGCTAAATGACGTTCTGTCATTGCCATTCCAACTGCCATCGCAAAACCTTGACCGAGTGGGCCAGTTGTAGCATCAACACCTGGTGTATGACCAAACTCAGGATGTCCTGGAGTTCTACTTCCCCATTGGCGAAAGTTCTTTAAGTCATCAATGGTTACACCATATCCTGTTAAATGTAAGATGCTATACAATAGCATAGAGCCATGACCTGCAGACAAAACAAAACGGTCACGGTTAAACCAGTTTGGATTACTTGGACTATGCTTCATTTGTTCGCCATACAACGAAAAAGCCATAGGTGCTGCTCCCATTGGCATTCCTGGATGACCAGAGTTTGCTTTTTCAATACTATCAATAGATAATGTTCTAATTGTGTTAATCGCTAGTTGTTGCACAGTTAACTGTTCAGTAGTCAAAAAAAATCACTCCCCATGTTATGTTAGATTAATTGTTTTGCTAATACCCTATTGTTTCTGTATAGAAAAATACCGGATTCCTTTTTTTCTTTTACCCAGTCTATTGTTTCGATAACAAATTTTTGAGCTAGGACACGATCAAGCGCACTCGGATATGGCCCCATACATTGAGCTTCATCAATTTTTATTACTTTAAAATCAAGGGGCTCAAGCGCTGAGAGGTTTTCTCTTATGTGGGTAGGATCAACCTCATGATGCATTAGTAAAAATACATAAGTGTCGCCACGCTCTACCCTTTTTATGATTTGGTTATGAACATCAGTCAATTCAACACTTGAAGTATCTATAACTTGAATTCCATCTACAGCAATCGTAACTTCGTGCAGTAAAGGTCCCGGAGTACTCCCAGGAATTTGGATGCAAAAAACTCTTGTTTCTTTTAGGACCAACGAGCTTGCTGTGTCCTTAATTTGGAGGATTGATTTAACAATGGAATTTAAAGCAGTATCATACCCTAACGTACTATCAGATTCTGGTACATCATTATAGATCGAGGAAGGAATAGAAAGGATCTTTGTTACACCATGTAACAATTTTTGAATATAACGAGCTTCTTCTACAGGCCCAACAACAATAATATGACTAAAGGCCATTTTAGCAATTGCATGGATAAATAAATTAGCTAAATCTCCCTTGTAATGAATACTTTTTAGCTCTGGAAAAGTTTGCTTACTACTATATGATGTAGTTTCACTACTCAACGGCTTAAATACGTATTGTGAGGTGTCAAAATCAAATTCAATTCCTATTAACGATGCTTCACTAGATATATTTTCCGTTAGGCTTTTTAGAAATTGCTTAAGTCCCCCATGATAAGACCCAACATTAATTACACCGACTTCCATTTTTTCACCTCATTTTATCAAAATTTTAGCGCCCACCCTCTTGAAATGAGCGCTACATAACTAAACATTAATTTTTACGAAAGCTCTTTAAACCTTCATTTAATAACTTTGTTTGTTGATAAACCTCTTTATATAATTTAAACAGCGTTTTGTACTTTTCAACATTTTCAGGAATTGGTTCATATACCTTGTCCTCCGCAGTAAATACATTTGCACATTCTTGTAAAGACGTAAACCAACCTGAACCGTAAGCCGCTAACATAGAAGCCCCAACAGCTGGTCCTTGTTCGCTTGATAATTTTACAATCTTAGCATTAAAAACATCTGCTTGGATTTGTAGCCAAGTCTCATTTTTTGCACCACCACCGATTGAAATGATCGTATCAATCGTTTTACCACTTTCTCTGAAGATCTCGATTGACTCATTTAAAGAAAAGGTAATACCTTCAATAACAGAACGAGCAAAATCAATTCGTTCATGAGATCCATCCATACCGATAAAGCTAGCACGAATAGTAGCATCAGCATAAGGAGTTCTCTCACCAACCAAATAAGGCGTAAATAATAATCCGTTCGCGCCAATTGGAACTTCATTTAGTCCTGCTAGTAGGTCCTCAAAGGCAACATCTTTTGCAAATGTATCCCTAAACCAACTTAAGCTGTAGCCAGCTGCTAATGTAACCCCCATAGTGTAAAAGGCATTTTCCTCACCATGATTAAAGTAGTGAACTTTCCCTCCAAAATCACGATCTTTTGTTTCTTCATACGAAAGAACAACACCAGATGTTCCGATACTGCACAGTGTTTTACCTTCGGATAAAATGGCAGAACCAATTGCACCACAAGCGTTATCTGCTCCACCAGCAAAAACCTTTGTTGTTTTTGCAAGGCCTGTTTCATTTGCAAAGCTTTCAGTGATCTCTCCTACAAACTCATGAGGTGCAACTAAAGGCGGACATAACTCAAAATCAATGCCAACAAGCTCACAAATGTCCTGACTCCACTTTTTCTCTGCTACATTTAAGAGAAGAGTACCTGCAGCGTCAGAATATTCACTATGAATTTGGTCTGTCATTTTGTAACGTAAATAGTCTTTAGGCAACATAAATACAGAAGCCTTCGCTAATACCTCTGGCTCATACTGTTTTACCCAAAGTAGCTTAGGAAGTGTAAATCCTTCTAAAGCTGGGTTTTTCGTAATTTGTAAAAGTTGGTCTTCTCCAACAAGATCATAAATTTGGCGACACTGCTCAGTTGTTCTTGTATCATTCCAAAGAATCGCATTACGTAAAACCTGATGATCTTTATTTAAGAGTACTAGACCATGCATTTGCCCTGAAAA is a window from the Anaerobacillus alkaliphilus genome containing:
- a CDS encoding sensor histidine kinase; translation: MFSTKYRLNNIKLRNKLLILYISCVFLPIVLTNIAFYQVTMTNIKNQKMHDVQLVLDQVTSEFITTIDQAVGVATRFYTDSTVYDFFEKEYGTTIEYIDAYDVYLRNYNRFSPLYYSIQSITFYTDNPTVIFAGGVRPISEQTKETTWYNRVSNSKYPVVMRPNPTVESHLFSVFSELDYYITKRDMQKIIKIDINQLTVKRIFENISFPGNIYLLNEHGDIEFSNDMSIDWRTSIVNLDTLSFSNDTIFLEEKLLQTNYFKGWKVVGTITQQEILQELYNSRRFIFLLASITFIVPTLIIILISRSLHVRLSRVLRHMRKMKNQDFAIIKASDDLDEIGELTKEFNRMSRTINKLINEVYVAKIEKKDLELKEKQAQLSALQSQINPHFLFNALETIRMRSLMKDEKETAKIIQNMAKIFRNSLTWGKEWVTVREEMKLMICFLEIQKYRFGDKLEYEIEVDDDAYDCIIPNLAFLPFVENASIHGIEAVKDKGKIHVKIELIEGDIVYTLRDNGAGMTKEKLQQLINGLKNENSMGESVGIKNVYYRLKLYYKDSFDFTIDSEPNVGTTIIIKLKSEK
- a CDS encoding response regulator transcription factor, which produces MNRVLLVDDEVFVRKGLSSLINWEQYGFEISWEADNGEDAFKIILEEKPDLVITDVRMPVVDGLTLIKKVREIENETKFIIISGYNDFSYAQQAVRYNVLDFVLKPVDQDELEETLYKLSQRLKLEEIESEKQQKVIAEQIITQILEGTFEENEEAEWTRYLNLEKEAYYYLLVELNNLTHVDDEATIKTLVTEVPEIILKLTDQKNQMLVQQQPDYAVGILLPESYLKTYKGDIAVFSSEFKKILKQKSNKEMTVCIGAKAKNISELKKSYETANQIRHYKYILENAKEQSINYETVKDIEVKYNELDAKIYISLMEQVEENNIEAIKKTVDQIFLEFQTKIFTPKSVKTSIDRCVHGIIQTVNDMDGDKDSFSTLKAMLDWEDDNLTLHELKQRLYSFIIEGSTIIQSLRKENMKGDIHKIKSYIENNYHQNISLKSIANKFYMNPVYMGQLFKKTFGVYFKEFLLKIRIDEAKKLLRQTDMRVYEVADKVGFGSTDYFVTQFEKINKLTPTEYRNQLLKNNVE
- a CDS encoding YesL family protein; this translates as MQVSFMSSWFYRVCEWVWRFAYVNLLWLFATLLGLIVFGIIPATAAMFAVIRKWFMKDPDVAIFSTFVSTYKKEFIRSNVLGLIYAGFGYMLYFNFLFLGTLDGLMHLILMIGLIIATILYGISVLFVLPVFVHYDLKLLQNIKVALIIGFVNPLALITLILSLGLVLYLFYLVPGLIPFFGTSMLGAAIMWCASMAFSRAERKQEKIINKEGLLA
- a CDS encoding glycosyl hydrolase family 8 — protein: MKKSEGAFYTGEYLNLFKEYGYSEAEIASRVEETWQELFFGSGDMKIYFEVGDDLGYMLDTGNIDVRTEGMSYGMMMAVQMDNKDVFDRLWKWTYKYMYMTEGENAGYFAWSCSPDGKKNSYGPAPDGEEYFALALFFASHRWGDGEAPFNYSNQAKDLLRTCLHKGEDGVGYPMWNPENKLIKFIPNCEYSDPSYHLPHFYELFSLWAYEEDQSFWKDAAKASREYLKIACHPETGLAPEYAHYDGTPNDERGFGHFFSDSYRVAANIGLDYEWFRGDEWETELANKLQAFFADKAPEDYRRYKINGEPFEEKSLHPVGLLATNAMASLATVNGPYAKANVDLFWNTPLRTGVRRYYDNCLYLFAMLALSGNFKIYMPK
- the tkt gene encoding transketolase yields the protein MTTEQLTVQQLAINTIRTLSIDSIEKANSGHPGMPMGAAPMAFSLYGEQMKHSPSNPNWFNRDRFVLSAGHGSMLLYSILHLTGYGVTIDDLKNFRQWGSRTPGHPEFGHTPGVDATTGPLGQGFAMAVGMAMTERHLAATFNQDQFNVVDHYTYCICGDGDLMEGVSAEAASLAGHLKLGKLVVLYDSNDISLDGDLHMSFSENVAERFKAYGWHYLRVEDGNDLVAINQAIESSKTDDRPTLIEVKTTIGYGSPNKSGKSASHGAPLGASEIVQTKEVYGWQYEEEFHVPEEVATYFEEVKTRGDMDEKQWSQLFETYKQEFPELGKRLEQAINGQLPVDWDADVPNYKAGIDKVATRSSGGDALNALAKRVTSVFGGSADLASSNKTLLKGETNFSATNYQGRNVWYGVREFAMGAIVNGMALHGGVKPFGATFFVFSDYLRASIRLSALMKLPVTFVFTHDSIAVGEDGPTHEPVEQLASYRAMPGINVIRPADSNEAVAAWKIAVESTDEPTLLLLSRQDLMTVVPSVEAAYEGVRKGAYVISPANGEATGLLLASGSEVPLAVEAQKELEKEGILVSVVSMPSWSRFEQQSQEYKESVLPKHLKARLGVEMGSSLGWHKYVGDAGGVIAIDQFGASAPMEKILVEYGFTVENVVSKYKQLLAK
- a CDS encoding 6-phosphofructokinase; this translates as MEVGVINVGSYHGGLKQFLKSLTENISSEASLIGIEFDFDTSQYVFKPLSSETTSYSSKQTFPELKSIHYKGDLANLFIHAIAKMAFSHIIVVGPVEEARYIQKLLHGVTKILSIPSSIYNDVPESDSTLGYDTALNSIVKSILQIKDTASSLVLKETRVFCIQIPGSTPGPLLHEVTIAVDGIQVIDTSSVELTDVHNQIIKRVERGDTYVFLLMHHEVDPTHIRENLSALEPLDFKVIKIDEAQCMGPYPSALDRVLAQKFVIETIDWVKEKKESGIFLYRNNRVLAKQLI
- the xylB gene encoding xylulokinase, giving the protein MKYVIGVDLGTSAVKVLLMNQEGKVCDEVSKSYPLFQEKSGYSEQEPVEWVDKTTAALKELVAKFDGDVSDIEGISFSGQMHGLVLLNKDHQVLRNAILWNDTRTTEQCRQIYDLVGEDQLLQITKNPALEGFTLPKLLWVKQYEPEVLAKASVFMLPKDYLRYKMTDQIHSEYSDAAGTLLLNVAEKKWSQDICELVGIDFELCPPLVAPHEFVGEITESFANETGLAKTTKVFAGGADNACGAIGSAILSEGKTLCSIGTSGVVLSYEETKDRDFGGKVHYFNHGEENAFYTMGVTLAAGYSLSWFRDTFAKDVAFEDLLAGLNEVPIGANGLLFTPYLVGERTPYADATIRASFIGMDGSHERIDFARSVIEGITFSLNESIEIFRESGKTIDTIISIGGGAKNETWLQIQADVFNAKIVKLSSEQGPAVGASMLAAYGSGWFTSLQECANVFTAEDKVYEPIPENVEKYKTLFKLYKEVYQQTKLLNEGLKSFRKN